TTGTCCGGCACGGCCATCCGCAGCTGCGGCCCGGTGGCGGCCATCACCTTGTCGAAGTTGTCGCGGTCGAGCTCCACGAACTTGCGGTCCTTCAACCGCGGGAGCTCCTTGTTCTGGCCGGCCAGGTCCGCCAGGACGCCGACCACCAGTGGGAGCTCCTTCTGCTCCACCGCGTCACCAATCTCCACGTCGTAGGTGATCTGCACTCGCGGCGGCCGGACCCGATCCAGGGCATGTTGGATGCTTTCCCGTGAAGGCATGTCATTCTTCCTTGAGATGTGTCTGGGTTTGACTGCGTACTTGCGGGTGGAGCGCGGCGCGGAAAGGTTGTGACAGCGGCTTCAGCCTTCCCCGTCCACTTCCACCAGCCTCCCGCTCCGGTCCAACCGCAGCGGGAGGGAGATGGGCTCGGCGATGGCCTCCTGCGCCAGCCGGGCGGTGATCACCGCGACGGGAGCACCTTCCTCCTCGGGAGGAATCCGCACGGAGACGTGGATCTGCCGCAGGCGCGGCTCGTAGGCCTCCACCGCGCGGGCGATGAGCCGCTCCAGGTGCCGGGCATCCGCGGCGGCCGGGCCGAGTGGCCGCAGGTCCGGCAACCCGTAGTCCAACGCCGAGCGCTCGTGCGGCTCGAGCGACCCGGCCTGCTCCAGGGTGAGCGTGCA
The sequence above is drawn from the Archangium gephyra genome and encodes:
- the tssB gene encoding type VI secretion system contractile sheath small subunit, with the translated sequence MPSRESIQHALDRVRPPRVQITYDVEIGDAVEQKELPLVVGVLADLAGQNKELPRLKDRKFVELDRDNFDKVMAATGPQLRMAVPDKLRDDGSRMAVELRFDSLDSFHPRQLVEQLEPLRQLLESRQRLVDLLAKLDGNDALAELLRSTLADRARLQALEAELAAKREH
- the tssE gene encoding type VI secretion system baseplate subunit TssE → MARPRQTHGFPAPLLDRLVDVETFPWMDEQELIASVRREVAHALNTRCTLTLEQAGSLEPHERSALDYGLPDLRPLGPAAADARHLERLIARAVEAYEPRLRQIHVSVRIPPEEEGAPVAVITARLAQEAIAEPISLPLRLDRSGRLVEVDGEG